A window from Desulfobacterales bacterium encodes these proteins:
- a CDS encoding phosphotransferase family protein, which translates to MLNADKNNPSDEVIEAIRQRFPVEAEIDRILSRKMRQRPGVPYLPVSLKTLENGVEALIGSNHDGRFDISDVRWLSGGASKLQMAFTLAWNNPATGRTKTPMVLRMEPMESVAETSRLREFQLIKAFEGIVPVPPVYWVDSDAVFLPYPGMIYGFVEGVTKPSCGVSNVSGAGMNVGARLRKQLAPQFIEHLSIIHTFDFTKSNLTAFNIPKPGTQAAEWAVNWWERVWEEDAGEDVPLMRYANAWLRDNLPTVDRLSIVHSDYRIGNCLFNEQEGRITAWLDWELGHIGDRHEDLAWATISALGHLAEDGKTFLCTGLMPEEEILTAYEKTSGLTVDRKALHFYKVLVTYKLVVLCLGTGYRVVRGGKTHQDVLITWLMGIGPAVLNDLYLLLDKGV; encoded by the coding sequence ATGCTGAATGCGGACAAGAACAATCCAAGCGATGAGGTGATCGAAGCCATTCGGCAACGGTTTCCGGTGGAGGCCGAGATTGATCGCATCTTATCGCGCAAGATGCGTCAAAGACCCGGTGTCCCCTACTTGCCGGTGTCCCTTAAAACACTGGAAAACGGTGTGGAAGCGCTGATAGGAAGCAATCACGATGGGCGTTTTGACATTTCCGATGTACGGTGGCTGAGCGGGGGCGCTTCGAAGCTGCAAATGGCATTCACTCTGGCATGGAATAACCCGGCAACAGGAAGGACCAAAACGCCAATGGTGTTGCGTATGGAGCCAATGGAGTCGGTAGCGGAAACGAGTCGGCTGCGGGAATTTCAGCTTATCAAGGCGTTTGAAGGGATTGTGCCTGTTCCGCCGGTTTACTGGGTGGATTCGGATGCGGTCTTCCTCCCGTACCCTGGGATGATATACGGATTTGTGGAGGGCGTTACCAAGCCTTCCTGCGGGGTTAGCAATGTCTCGGGTGCGGGGATGAACGTTGGAGCCCGGTTACGTAAACAGCTGGCTCCGCAATTCATCGAACATCTCAGCATCATCCACACCTTCGATTTCACAAAATCCAATCTTACCGCCTTTAACATCCCCAAGCCCGGTACGCAAGCTGCGGAATGGGCCGTGAATTGGTGGGAGCGAGTCTGGGAAGAAGACGCCGGCGAAGATGTGCCTCTGATGCGATATGCCAATGCCTGGCTGAGGGACAATTTGCCGACCGTCGATCGCCTGTCCATCGTTCATTCGGACTACCGCATTGGCAATTGTCTTTTCAACGAACAGGAGGGACGCATCACCGCTTGGCTCGATTGGGAACTCGGGCACATCGGTGACAGGCATGAGGATCTCGCGTGGGCTACTATTTCAGCGTTGGGCCACCTGGCGGAAGATGGCAAGACCTTTCTTTGTACCGGGTTGATGCCTGAAGAGGAGATTTTGACGGCATATGAAAAAACAAGCGGTTTGACGGTAGACCGCAAGGCGCTTCATTTTTATAAAGTGCTGGTTACCTACAAACTCGTGGTCCTCTGTCTTGGAACCGGTTACCGCGTCGTAAGAGGGGGAAAGACGCATCAAGATGTACTTATCACCTGGCTGATGGGAATTGGGCCTGCTGTGCTGAACGATCTCTATCTTCTGCTTGACAAAGGCGTCTGA